The following proteins are encoded in a genomic region of Cryptomeria japonica chromosome 11, Sugi_1.0, whole genome shotgun sequence:
- the LOC131066083 gene encoding probable RNA methyltransferase At5g51130: MENRPNKNKRKDEGKNSSSQLTEYKKKRFFYVYGNYHSYYNYRIDQALDEDPRMKVLRKEWFEGKNCLDIGCNEGFITISIAQKFACKSIVGIDIDDRLIGKARSHLKTIAGVKEAIERNKQSAEEKCKVNADEGEDINLREQSYEGDDRINELESLDRREQSYEDDHRENRFQVIGSMKQFSKVEESTNNSEIICKKSVRDRISVLSRDCVSDNVEGRVGDQCLLERVCFRTENFIQESYSEFDAMYDTVLCLSVTKWVHLNWGDTGLIDLFAKIWQVLRPGGILILEPQPWKSYGKMHLVSEAAAENFHNIIYRPHTFRDILLDKIGFRSMERISAHVPDSTAGFNRPIYMLEK; this comes from the coding sequence ATGGAGAATAGACCAAATAAAAACAAACGGAAAGATGAAGGAAAAAATTCATCTAGTCAATTGACAGAGTATAAGAAGAAgagatttttttatgtttatggcaACTACCACAGTTACTATAATTACCGTATTGATCAGGCTTTGGATGAAGACCCAAGGATGAAGGTCTTAAGGAAGGAGTGGTTTGAAGGCAAGAACTGCCTAGATATTGGCTGCAATGAGGGTTTCATCACAATCAGCATTGCACAAAAGTTTGCATGCAAAAGTATTGTCGGCATAGATATTGATGACAGGCTTATTGGAAAAGCAAGAAGTCACCTCAAAACAATTGCTGGTGTTAAGGAAGCCATTGAAAGAAATAAACAATCTGCAGAAGAAAAGTGCAAAGTAAATGCAGATGAAGGCGAAGATATAAACCTGAGAGAACAGTCATATGAAGGTGATGATAGAATTAATGAATTGGAAAGCCTAGACAGAAGGGAGCAATCGTATGAAGATGATCACAGAGAAAATAGATTTCAGGTTATTGGTAGTATGAAGCAGTTTTCCAAAGTTGAAGAAAGTACAAATAATTCGGAAATCATATGCAAGAAATCTGTCAGAGATAGAATAAGTGTGTTATCACGGGACTGTGTATCAGATAATGTGGAAGGAAGAGTCGGAGATCAGTGTTTGCTTGAAAGAGTTTGCTTCAGAACTGAAAACTTCATTCAGGAATCCTATTCTGAGTTTGATGCAATGTATGATACAGTGCTCTGCTTAAGTGTTACCAAATGGGTCCACCTAAATTGGGGCGATACAGGTTTAATTGATCTATTTGCAAAGATTTGGCAAGTTCTTAGGCCAGGTGGGATTTTGATTTTAGAGCCTCAACCATGGAAATCCTATGGAAAAATGCACCTCGTCTCTGAGGCCGCAGCAGAGAATTTCCACAATATTATTTATAGGCCACACACTTTTAGGGATATTCTACTTGATAAGATTGGTTTCAGATCAATGGAAAGAATCAGTGCACATGTACCGGATAGTACAGCTGGATTTAACAGGCCAATTTATATGCTTGAAAAATGA